One window of the Bernardetia sp. genome contains the following:
- a CDS encoding porin family protein — MKVPFNIDFSLKRSIRAIATAVCAVVLTSGAAFAQDGAGESESKLMVGFKSGFNISDIRIGADTEYFFQQEGAGKNIAPQIHAFGRYDFTKWVGAELELGWTQNAFTVFSNATTTYRANNFQANVIGNVRIPVLSVYHPRLYAGFSYNYNAYTYSRTTASSGAFVYDQTFDVTNSFAPHDFGAIIGTGLQFDLKFANLLVDARYRHGFTKTVRRAGDITSLQPLVRQASISDVAFMVGLGFAL; from the coding sequence ATGAAAGTACCCTTTAACATTGATTTCTCTTTGAAACGTTCAATCCGTGCTATCGCTACTGCTGTATGTGCAGTTGTATTGACTTCAGGTGCTGCTTTTGCTCAAGACGGAGCAGGCGAGTCTGAATCTAAACTTATGGTAGGCTTCAAGTCTGGCTTTAATATTTCTGATATCCGTATTGGTGCAGATACAGAATACTTTTTCCAACAAGAAGGAGCTGGCAAAAACATCGCTCCTCAAATCCATGCTTTTGGTCGTTATGACTTCACTAAATGGGTAGGTGCTGAATTAGAATTAGGATGGACTCAAAATGCGTTCACTGTATTCTCTAATGCAACAACTACATACCGTGCAAACAACTTCCAAGCAAACGTTATTGGAAACGTACGTATTCCTGTGCTTTCTGTGTATCACCCACGTTTGTACGCTGGTTTCTCTTACAACTACAATGCTTACACATATAGCCGTACAACTGCAAGCTCTGGTGCATTTGTTTATGACCAAACTTTTGACGTAACAAATAGCTTTGCTCCTCACGACTTTGGTGCAATCATCGGAACAGGCTTACAGTTTGACCTTAAATTTGCTAACTTGTTAGTAGATGCTCGTTACCGTCATGGTTTCACAAAAACTGTACGTAGAGCAGGTGATATCACTTCTTTACAACCATTAGTACGTCAAGCTAGTATCAGTGATGTAGCCTTTATGGTAGGATTAGGTTTCGCTCTATAA
- a CDS encoding ABC transporter ATP-binding protein has product MSQSVIRVEDLGKKYIIGKHQQERYRSLRDVITNRVKSVFSKKQEEEDFQEFWALKNVNFDIQQGDRVGIIGRNGAGKSTLLKVLSRITEPTTGSIAIKGRVASLLEVGTGFHPELSGRENIFLNGAILGMGRQEIKSKFDEIVDFAEIERFLDTPVKRYSSGMYVRLAFAVAAHLEPEILIVDEVLAVGDSKFQKKCLGKMGEVSTQGRTILFVSHNTTFVRSLCNKGIWLDKGQVRQTGSTNEVISSYLASMHDQVFDENSEIHNNLNRRGRGDARFSKIVITDMKDAELPAFNSGQNVKFNFEVKINESLSDLKLSMVFKSTTGEIITNTGMKDISHLLEKNKKDYTIHLSLVMENLPFRAGEYEMYFWLGQSAEVFFDVVDGVLPPLQVTTDKDEEELAYNPASPYGFFDINTHIASN; this is encoded by the coding sequence ATGAGCCAAAGTGTTATTCGTGTAGAGGATTTAGGTAAAAAATATATTATAGGTAAGCATCAGCAAGAACGTTATCGTTCTTTGCGTGACGTTATTACAAATAGAGTAAAGTCTGTTTTTTCAAAAAAACAAGAAGAAGAAGACTTTCAAGAGTTTTGGGCATTGAAAAATGTAAATTTTGATATACAACAAGGCGACAGAGTTGGTATTATTGGACGCAATGGTGCAGGAAAATCTACACTTCTTAAAGTATTGAGTAGGATTACAGAACCTACTACTGGAAGCATTGCCATAAAAGGGCGTGTAGCAAGTCTTTTAGAAGTAGGGACAGGGTTTCACCCAGAGCTTTCAGGAAGAGAGAATATATTCTTAAATGGGGCTATTTTAGGAATGGGACGACAAGAAATTAAATCTAAATTTGATGAAATTGTTGATTTTGCTGAAATAGAAAGATTTTTAGATACGCCAGTAAAACGCTACTCATCGGGTATGTATGTTCGTTTGGCTTTTGCTGTGGCTGCTCACCTAGAACCTGAAATACTGATTGTAGATGAAGTTTTGGCTGTGGGGGATAGCAAGTTTCAGAAAAAATGTTTGGGAAAAATGGGAGAAGTTTCTACACAAGGCAGAACTATCTTGTTTGTAAGCCATAATACTACCTTTGTTAGAAGTCTTTGCAATAAAGGAATTTGGTTAGATAAAGGACAAGTAAGACAAACAGGCTCAACCAATGAAGTGATAAGCAGTTACCTTGCGTCTATGCACGACCAAGTATTTGATGAAAATAGTGAAATTCATAATAATTTGAATAGAAGAGGAAGAGGAGATGCTAGATTTAGTAAAATTGTCATTACTGATATGAAAGATGCTGAACTACCTGCCTTTAATAGTGGGCAAAATGTAAAGTTTAACTTTGAGGTAAAAATAAATGAATCTTTATCAGACCTCAAACTATCTATGGTTTTCAAATCTACAACAGGAGAAATCATTACCAATACAGGAATGAAAGATATATCTCATCTCTTGGAAAAAAATAAAAAAGACTATACTATCCATCTTTCTTTGGTAATGGAAAATTTACCCTTCCGTGCTGGTGAATATGAGATGTATTTTTGGCTAGGACAATCTGCTGAAGTATTTTTTGATGTAGTAGATGGCGTACTTCCTCCTTTGCAAGTAACAACAGATAAAGATGAAGAAGAACTGGCATATAACCCTGCTTCTCCTTATGGTTTTTTTGACATCAATACACATATTGCTTCAAACTAA
- the cysD gene encoding sulfate adenylyltransferase subunit CysD: MNYNLSHLDQLEAEAIYLMRETVAQFENIALLFSGGKDSITLLHLARKAFYPAQIPFPLLHIDTGHNFEEAIEFRDYLVEKTNTELLVRYVQDSINQGKAKEETGYNASRNKLQSITLLDAIEELKLDACFGGGRRDEEKARAKERFFSHRDGFGEWNPKNQRPELWNLFNGKKQYDENFRVFPLSNWTELDVWQYIEREQLELPSLYFTHERECFIRDGVIMGVTDFVKLKPEETTKIMKVRFRTLGDATCTGAIESPASTVSEIVSEVAAMRLTERAGRADDLRSEAAMEDRKKEGYF; this comes from the coding sequence ATGAATTATAATCTCTCTCACCTTGACCAATTAGAAGCTGAGGCTATTTATCTTATGCGTGAAACAGTAGCACAGTTTGAGAATATTGCCCTACTTTTTTCTGGAGGTAAAGATTCAATAACACTTCTACATTTGGCTCGTAAGGCATTTTATCCAGCTCAAATTCCGTTTCCTTTGTTGCACATTGATACAGGACACAATTTTGAAGAAGCCATAGAGTTCAGAGATTATTTAGTAGAAAAAACAAATACAGAGTTACTTGTGCGCTATGTTCAAGATTCAATCAATCAAGGAAAAGCAAAAGAAGAAACAGGGTATAATGCTAGTAGAAACAAACTCCAAAGCATCACACTTTTAGATGCCATTGAAGAACTCAAACTAGATGCTTGCTTTGGTGGAGGGCGCAGAGATGAAGAAAAAGCACGAGCAAAGGAGCGTTTTTTCTCACACCGAGATGGTTTTGGAGAGTGGAATCCTAAAAATCAGCGTCCTGAACTATGGAATTTATTCAATGGAAAAAAACAGTATGATGAAAACTTTAGAGTTTTTCCTCTTTCCAACTGGACAGAACTAGATGTTTGGCAATACATTGAAAGAGAGCAGTTAGAATTGCCCTCACTGTATTTTACTCATGAAAGAGAATGTTTCATAAGAGACGGAGTAATTATGGGAGTCACTGATTTTGTAAAGCTAAAACCAGAAGAAACTACAAAAATAATGAAAGTACGCTTTCGAACACTAGGCGATGCCACCTGTACGGGAGCAATAGAATCCCCAGCTTCTACTGTCTCTGAAATTGTTAGTGAAGTGGCAGCTATGCGCCTTACAGAAAGAGCAGGAAGAGCTGATGATTTGCGCTCAGAAGCAGCTATGGAAGACCGAAAAAAAGAAGGTTATTTCTAA
- a CDS encoding ABC transporter permease, which yields MKQHHASNYDLFIKAGHTEGNYWKDLWRYRELFYILTWRDLKVRYKQTVLGIAWSVIRPLLTMIIFTVVFSGVAGLPSEGNAPYAVMVYVGLLPWQFFANALSESSNSLVSSANLISKVYFPRLIIPTASIITACVDFLISFVLLLLLMLVYQYVPSWKIIFLPFFLIVAFLSAFGVGLLLTALNVKYRDFRYILPFIVQFGLYISPVGFSSNTVYTNLAKKLSEMNMDWLTDYLITFYALNPMVGVIDGFRWSIIGNAEMNWTMFGVSIFMCLLILFYAIYYFRKTEKTFADVI from the coding sequence GTGAAACAACATCATGCTTCAAATTACGATTTATTTATCAAAGCTGGACATACTGAAGGTAATTACTGGAAAGACCTTTGGCGATACCGAGAGCTTTTTTACATTCTTACTTGGAGAGATTTGAAGGTGCGTTATAAACAAACCGTTTTGGGCATTGCTTGGAGTGTTATTCGTCCACTTTTAACCATGATAATCTTTACAGTTGTTTTTAGTGGAGTGGCAGGACTTCCTTCTGAAGGAAATGCTCCTTATGCTGTTATGGTTTATGTTGGACTTTTGCCTTGGCAATTTTTTGCTAATGCACTATCCGAAAGTAGTAATAGCTTAGTCTCTAGTGCTAATCTTATATCAAAGGTTTATTTTCCTCGTCTCATTATTCCAACAGCTTCTATCATTACAGCTTGTGTAGATTTTCTAATTTCATTCGTACTACTACTTCTATTAATGCTTGTTTATCAGTACGTACCAAGTTGGAAGATTATCTTTTTACCTTTTTTCCTAATTGTTGCCTTCTTGTCAGCCTTTGGTGTTGGTCTTTTACTAACAGCTTTAAATGTAAAATATAGAGATTTTCGTTATATACTTCCTTTTATTGTTCAGTTTGGATTATATATATCGCCTGTTGGGTTTAGTAGTAATACTGTATATACAAACCTTGCTAAAAAGCTATCAGAAATGAATATGGATTGGCTTACAGATTATTTAATAACATTCTATGCTCTCAATCCAATGGTAGGAGTGATAGATGGTTTTAGATGGTCTATTATTGGAAATGCTGAAATGAACTGGACTATGTTTGGCGTATCTATCTTTATGTGTTTATTAATTTTGTTCTATGCGATTTATTATTTCCGTAAGACAGAAAAAACATTTGCCGACGTGATATAA
- a CDS encoding acyl-CoA reductase, with protein sequence MTLSHRKAALVALGNFIDTLSKKDKHPIFHRAYVHNNWFTIENIEFALASIRSMLTKDSLENWLSNYNQQALEEVGTKIPSKNIGIIMAGNIPFVGFHDMLTVLLSGHNVWIKPSQKDTILIEKLLEWMFEVEPTFKEHISLRPNLKGADAYIATGSNNSARYFEYYFGKFPSIIRKNRSSVAIIKGDETQEELERLSIDIFQYFGLGCRNVSKLYVPEGYDFGKLLDTVYLQWNEMKNHNKYANNYDYYKAIYLMEQIHHFDAFNILLTKDTSISSPTGVLYYEIYQDIEEVKQIVTEKEEQIQVIVSANAWFENSIDFGQAQHPKVYDYADGVDTMKFLLEL encoded by the coding sequence ATGACACTCTCTCATCGTAAAGCTGCTTTAGTTGCATTAGGCAATTTTATAGATACTCTTTCAAAAAAAGACAAACATCCTATTTTTCATAGAGCCTATGTGCATAATAACTGGTTCACGATTGAAAATATAGAATTTGCCCTTGCTTCTATTCGCAGTATGCTAACAAAAGATAGCTTAGAAAATTGGCTTTCTAACTACAACCAACAAGCATTAGAAGAGGTGGGGACAAAAATACCTTCAAAAAATATAGGAATTATAATGGCAGGAAATATTCCTTTTGTAGGTTTTCATGATATGCTCACAGTGCTTTTGAGTGGACACAATGTTTGGATAAAGCCAAGCCAAAAAGATACTATTCTGATAGAAAAACTACTAGAATGGATGTTTGAAGTAGAACCTACTTTCAAAGAACATATCTCATTGCGTCCTAACCTAAAAGGCGCAGATGCTTATATTGCCACAGGCAGTAATAATTCTGCACGTTATTTTGAATATTATTTTGGAAAATTTCCAAGTATTATTCGTAAAAATCGCTCTTCAGTAGCCATTATTAAAGGAGACGAGACACAAGAAGAGTTAGAAAGATTATCTATAGATATTTTTCAATACTTTGGTTTGGGTTGTCGAAATGTATCAAAACTATATGTTCCAGAAGGATATGACTTTGGAAAACTACTTGATACAGTGTATTTACAGTGGAATGAAATGAAAAATCATAATAAATATGCTAATAACTATGATTATTATAAAGCTATTTACCTAATGGAGCAAATTCATCACTTTGATGCCTTCAATATTTTGCTTACAAAGGATACTTCTATTTCTTCGCCTACTGGAGTATTATATTATGAAATCTATCAAGATATTGAAGAAGTAAAACAAATTGTTACGGAGAAAGAAGAGCAAATACAAGTTATCGTTTCGGCAAATGCTTGGTTTGAAAACAGCATTGATTTTGGACAAGCACAGCATCCTAAAGTCTATGATTATGCTGATGGAGTAGATACTATGAAATTTTTATTAGAGTTATAA